TTCCAGAAGCTTTAGCAACTGATGGAGATAACCGACTCGGTTTTCCATAAACACACAGAATTGACGCAGGCAGGGCCACTCTTTGCCTGGTTCCCCCGAAGGGTAAGAGGATTGATTTTCATAATCCATCTGATTTTCTCCACGTATTGCAAAGCCAGTTCGAATGCCGGCACAGAAACAGCGTCCGAACCAGAGTTTGTGTACAGACAGGAACCAGGTCGTGTTACGTTCTCATCAAGTTCTTATCTTCAGGCAATTTAAGCAAATTATGCGATGTCGTCAATAAGAGGTGCCCGCTTCAGTGCCCGGAAAGCAGATCGACCAGCACAGAGGTGAAAAAGGAGCCGATTTGCGTCTTGTACATCTGGGGCTGAGATCATACAACTGGGGCGTTTAACTGCATTCTGACCAGAAATCCGGAGTCAAAACGTGATTCGTACCTTTCTGTTTGATATGGGAAATGTTCTCGCTTTCTTTTCACATGATCGAATGTGTGAACAGATGGGGGCGCTTTGTGGGCGTACCCGCGAGGAGATTCAGGCTCTGCTGATCGATTCGGGAAAACAGTGGGAGTTTGAACGGGGGCTGTTATCGGCAGAGGAATTTCATCAGTGGTTTGAAGAGGCCGCAGGCCAATCTGTCTCTTATCCGGATCTGGTCCGGGCTGCATCAGATATTTTTGAGCTGAATGCGTCCATCGTTCCCGTCCTGGATACTCTGAAAGACCGCGGGCATCGGCTGGTACTTCTGTCGAATACCTGTATTTCTCATTTCGAATTCATCTGGAACGAATATGAGGTCCTGCAACGCTTTGATGATTTCGCGACATCTTACACGGCGGGCGCCATCAAGCCGGAACGGCCGATTTTTGATTTAGCACTCTCTAAGATCCAGTGTGCTCCGGAAGAAGCCTTTTACACTGATGACATCGCAGATTATGTCAATGTCGCTCGTGGGTTGGGAATCCAGGCGGAAGTATTTACAGATACACCGACTCTGATTCAGCATCTCGTGGCCCGGGATATCCAACTCTAAAATGTACCCGGGAATCAGGCGCTTCTCGCGTTTCTGATCTCATACAGCTGCTTTACAGATTGTTCATCAATTTAACGTGAACAGACAGCTTGACTACGTGCGATCCAGTTCTCTTCTCTGCTTTGGAACATTGTTTGCGTAACATTTTCAGTTTCTGCGGAACTATACTCCCAGGTTCCGGTCATTGAACGATCAATTCAGAAGTTGAGTTTGTTTAAATCTGTGGACGCAAATATGTCGATCGACTCTCACCCCGGCACTCTGGAGCCTGAAACGGCACTCGATAAAGGTCAGTTCTATCGAGAAACCTTTTCGATGGGCTGGTCGCATCTGATTACATGCCTCTGGTTTGCCTGGCTGTTCTTCTATTTCGGTAACGTACATATCTTTTACTCAGATATCTGGGGGCACGTTTCCTATGGTGACTGGATCCTGACCCATCAAGGTCTGCCTCAATATGATCCCTTTCTGTCGCTGGCAGAGGGCGTAAAAAGTATTGACGCTGCATGGTTATCTCAGGTCCTGTTTGCCAAAGTCTATGAATTCTGGGGTGTACGGGGGCTTTCGCATGTCTTTGCTTTGACAGTGTTTGCGACACACGTGTTGTTCTGGTGTGCTTTCTATATCAAAACGGGACGCGTCGGGGTGAGCACGCTCGGATCATTCCTGCTGATCCTGATTTCCTCCAGTCGAATTGCCATCATCCGACCGGAAATTTTCGGAACCTTCTGCGTGGCGTTGCTGCTGGTGGTCATGGCCTGGTCTGAAAAATACGACCGCTGGCTCCCTTCCGCTGACGGTGACGAGGACGTTTCTGCAAGAAAAACTCCCGCTCCCCTGCTTTGCAGTCTCTATCTGGGGATTCCTCTCATTTTCCTGGCTTGGGCAAATCTGCATGGTTCTTTTGTCGTAGGTCTGGCCATACTGGCGTTACAGTTCCTGGGACGGGCACTGGAAGTACTCTGGAGGACGAAGAGTCTGATCCAGGTCTGTACGGATCCGTGGGTTCGTCGCTGGCTGATTGTGACTGAACTTTCAGTCTGCACCGCATTACTCAATCCTTACCATATGGATCTGTTCCTCAATTCTCTGCTCTTTCCGCGGAATCCCAACCTCAAGGATGTGCTGGAATGGGAGCCGCTGGAGTTTCGGGATGCAGAGGGAATCTGGTTCTGTATGGCCTGGGTAATGATGCTGGGGCTCTACCGCCATAGTCGGGAACGGGTCAGGACGGCAGATGTGCTGAGGATTGGTCTGCTCTCACTGTCTGTGATTATGGGCGTGCGGATGATTGGCTGGTTTTCAGTTATTTTTGTCTATGCCATGGTGAATCATCTGGCCACCGTGATTCCCCGGGCGACTCCAGTATATTTGAAGTCCGGTTCCGGAGAGAAAAAAACAGGTTCTTTCTGGGCACGCAGATCACTGGTTATGACTTCCGTGTGTGTCTTGATCCTCTGGTTTGGCTTCGCTTTTTCAAATATAGCGACTCCCCTGTTTGGTGGAAAACCACGTGATATCAATAAGGTTTACAGTGAAGGCACGCCGCGCAAACTGACCGAGTTTCTCAGGGCTCATCCACCTCAGGAACAGGTCTGGAACCCCCAGTGGTGGGGGGACTGGCTGGTTTGGGATGGCCCCAAAGATCTTAAGGTCTTCATGACGACCAACGCCGTGCATCTGGCTCCGCCACGCGTCTGGCGAGATTACCTGGGAATAGCGCGTGCGAATCGAGGCTGGCAATCAGTTGCAGAGAGATACAACGTATCGACCTTCATCGTGCACAAAGAAAAGCAGGTTGCGTTGGAAAAACAGGTGCGGCGTCTGGAAGGTTTTCGACCTGTCTATGAGGACGATCTGGCATTAGTCATGTCGCGTGAACCGGCTCTGATAGAGGCAGCAAAAGCATCAGAAGCTACAGATAAAGAGACAGAATCTGAGCAGAAATCCGCTGCGACAGAGGAGGACCAGCCATGAGTTCACACCGAACATCAATAAATAAAAAACTGAAAGTCGCAGCATTTTTATGTCTGCATATCCTGATCGTGGGAGCCGTGATTGGCTGGGCAGCCGTACGCTATCAGGACTGGGAGCGGGCCAAGGAGCTACCGGCACTGAGGCTCAATCCCTTGACGGTCAAACCGGAATATGATCGTCCCGAAATCGTTTCAGATGCAGACCTCGGGAAGGTCCTTTCCCGTCTGCGGCCGCAGTTTCGCGGTAAGCAGCCCCGCATTAACTACGTGGATCATGCGCTGCGTTTCTGGGGACTGGAAGCGGTATTTGATGATCCCAAATCCCTGTCAGGAATTGAGATGCGCGATATCCTTCTGGATCATCGACAGTTTGGTCAGGTTTGGGGGGACAAAACCAGGCCTCTACTGGTTCGAAATCAGAATGGCTTGCGGGCTCGCGTCCAGGAAGGGCTGGAAACGTCAAGCCATGAAGACCATACGCTGGCGACGCTGGCTGAAGTGGGGACACCCGTCGATTATCCAATTGTCCTCACCCAGGGAGAGACAACGCTGGCAGAAATGATTCAGGAATCTCTGAAATCGTTCAGTCTGAATCAGGTGGAATATGAGTGGTCGGCACTGGTGTTTGCTCTGTTTCTGGATAGTCCCCAGAGTTGGGTGACCAGCGAAGGTCAGCGGATCAATTTCGATGTGATCAGCGACCGAATTATGCGGCAAAAACCGACGCAGGGAGTCTGCTATGGAAATCATAGACTGCATGCACTGGTCATGATTTTGCGCGTAGATGAACAGACGCCGATTCTGTCTGAAGCTGGACGAAAGAAGATCCTAGATTATCTGAAGGGTATCACGAATCGATTGGTAGAATCGCAATCTACAGAGGGCTTCTGGGATAAAAACTGGGATGGAACCAAGCTGGATCTATCGACGGAGCAGAAATTCACACCACGCGCGCGGCGGGTGCTGGCGACTGGTCATGCCATGGAATGGTGGGCTTTGGCTCCTGCCGAGGTCCTCCCTCCTGCTGAAACGCTGGAGAAGGCAGGAACATGGCTGGTAGAAACCATTGAAAAGATGCCGGAAACCGAGATTAAAAACAGCTTCACCTTCCTGTCCCATGCTGGTAGAGCACTGGCTTTATGGAGAGGTAAATTCCCGGCCCAGGTCACGCTGCCTCCGTTAACCAAAGATTGACCAATCTTTTCTCTTTGCTAGACCATCCAAATCTCTGTATTGGATTCTGCGCTCTTCTTTCCCGCAGGCTCTAACTCAATCCACATAGAAACAGGGATAACACGCGCTGTGCACCTCTGGTTACACCGCTGTATAAAGTGTTAACCAATGTAAACACTTTTGGTTGCTGTATTACCTGCCAAGTGACGTTTGCCTGTAAATATCAGGAAAACTATCAGAAAAGAGAATTGTGCTGAAACTAACGGATTGCGCAGGAGTGATTCAAAAACCGGTCATTGGAAAAATGCACGGATTACGACCTGGTGTGAAAATAAGAAAAATATGCATGTGTGGTAAAAGTGGCACATGGTCTGCTGTATTTTTGCAACGTCTGCGCCGGGCGTATGCAGACAAGTTAATTTACTGGATTGTTAACAGTCACATGATCTTGTGACGCATTCAGTATGCATTAACCATCTGATTAATGTGAGGAGTACGAATGAAGATGTTTCAGCAGTTTTGGAATGATGAAGCTGGTTTCGTCGTTTCAACAGAACTTGTGCTGATCGCTACCGTGTTGGTTCTCGGCATGATTGTCGGTTTGACCACACTGCGTGATCAGGTAATCGCAGAACTCGCAGACGTTGCAGCTGCAATGTCTAACAGCAACCAGAGCTATTCCTACTCTGGTATTACAGGCCACTCTTCCAGCACATCAGGATCACTCTTCAATGACAACCTGGATTTCTGTGACCAGAACGATGACACCAGCGGCACCTTCGTGCACTGCATCACTGTCATTGCAGCTACTACTGGTGAGTAGTTTGAATACAGCATCTGCCTGAGTTGACACAACTCAACGGTCAGCTGTTGTCCTCTGTTTCCCGCGGGAAGCAGCCATTACCTTCTGTTTCAATTTTTTATCACTATGTTCAAAAGAACTGACCATGTCAGTTTAAATGATACTTAAGGAGTTAGAATGAACATGCTTAATAAGTTCTGGAATGATGAGGCAGGTTTTGTTGTCTCATCCGAACTCGTGTTGATCGGAACGATCCTGGTATTAGGGGTTGTTGTTGGATTGGCCACCGTTCGTGATCAGGTCGTACAGGAACTGGGTGACCTCGCTTTAGCTATCTCAAACATTAATCAAAGTTACAGTTTTTCTGGTGTAACAGGACACACTTCCAGCGTATCTGGATCTCAGTTCGTTGACCAGACTGACTTCTGTGACACCAACGTCGATACCGCAGGGTCTGAACCTGCTTGTATTAACGTCACAATTGCTGCTCCCGCTGGTGAGTAGTACTGATACAGTTTGAGTTTTCAGACTGGTTCCCGAGGACGCCCACTCGGGAACCCCCCTGAAAAACAGTATTTGAGAAGTTGGTATTGGATTGGCATATAAGATGCACATATATGTGCAGTGTTTGTAAAACACGAGTCAGCATTCTCTCAAAGTCAGGATAGCAGCAGGAATGAAACTGTTAAGTCAATTTTGGTCGGATGAAGGAGGTAATGTCTCCGCATTCACAACAGTTCTGATGTTGACGATTCTCATCATCGGCATCATTCCCGGAGTTGCCACATTACGCGATCATATCGTCCAGAAGTTTGGTGATACAGCGGTGGCTCTGGAGAGCATCGATCAGTCTTACAGTTATACGGTCAACGGTGTAACAAGTCAGTATCACGACTCGGATACGGGGACGTTAACGGATCCCCTGAACGGAGCTCCTGCCGATCTGGATCTGACAATTGCTCCTGCCGGAGAATAAAATAGAAACTGATCTGGAACGATCAGTAAATTAATCGAAACAATGTGTCATCTGCTGTGAGATAACAGCTTCAGCGGATGAAGTGAAATTTTTTTAAATCGAAGATTTCAGGGAAGTTAACGTGGCAAAAATTAGTCCAGGAACAATGACGGCAGCGATTTTCGCAATTCTTTTAGGCTTAGGCGCAGCTTATACAGTGAGGCAGTTCCTGCATAAGCAACCGGGCCCTGTCGTGTTAGCAGAAGATCCACCAGCGAAACCACGGCAGGTCTTCATTCCCATCGCTTCACGAGACCTCGTGCCAGGGCAGACATTGTCTCTGGATGATATCTCCATTTTGAAGATGCTTCCCGATCAGGTTGATAAGCGATTCAAACCAAATGGGCTGCAACGGATCATGGCGACTGAATTTATTCAGGGCCGGGTGCTGAAATCGGAAATCAAAGCCGGAGAGCCGTTCCATACAGTTGATCTGTATGCAACAGGAATGGGCCCGGGACTGTCCGATACTCTTGAGCCTGGTAATCGCGCTGTCACTGTTTCCATCCACAAAATTGGGAATGTGGCCGGTTTCTCACGTCCTGGAGCAATTGTTGATGTTCTGTTCCGCTCACACGAAACAGATGGGATTCCCGAGACTACCATTACCCTGCTCGAAAAAGTACGCGTTCTGGCTGTAGATCAGACTTCTGTTCCCGGACATAAAGTCGGAATGGGAAGTAAAGATTCTGCCGATTATCCTGTTACTCTCGAAGTATCGCCCGAACAGGGCAAAGTCCTCAAGGTCGTTGAGGATCATGGCGTCCTGAGCCTGGCGCTGCGGAACCCCAATGAAAACACTGAAGTGGTTTCTGCTGGACGTTCGAGCGATCGCCTGACATTGTCAAACATTCTAGGATTCATCCCCAATCAGCGAGTTTCCAGTATGGATATCTATCGGGGTGGCTCATTAAATACAGTGCACTTTAAAGGCAACCGTGCCTACAAGAGCCAGAACTGGATCGACGCAATCGAAACTCCTGTTGCTTCAGAAGTGATTCCCTCAAGCAAAGCAACAACAACGATGAAGCAGGACGAGAATAAGACTTCGGAGATTTCTGTTCCCGCCAGTGGACTTTAAACCCAGAAAAGAATCAGAGCGTCGACCGATAAGTTGATGATAGTCTGATTTCTCAGAATTCCTGGGTGATTGGCGCAGTTTTGAAGTCAGTTTGTTATTGAAGTCCGTTCAGGAAGGAGTTTCTGCTCCAGACTGATCGTGCTGGGAAACTATATCTGTAGGTTACGACATGGAATCACTTCGCACAAAAAAACTTTTTCTGGAGCCCGAAAGCTATCTTCCAGAAAACAGAGAGGCAGAATTGAACTTTCAGAAACAGAAAGTTCTGATTCATCAGGAGCTGGTAGATTCCCTCGATCTGTCAATGCTGGCTCAAATCTCAGAAAAAGAACTTTCCGGGGAAGTGCGAGCCGTTGCCACAGAAATCTGTGATGAGCATGCATCTGTACTGGAGGGGATCGATCGGGAGCGGCTACTTGACGAACTGTTGAGCGAAGTCTTCGGGCTGGGACCACTTGATCAACTGATGGCAGATACGACCATCAGTGATATTCTGGTGAATCACGCCTACGAAATTCATATCGAACGGAATGGTCAACTCGAAGAATCAGATGTCATCTTTGCTGACAATCAGCATCTGATGCGGATTATCCAGAGAATTGTCTCACGTGTTGGCAGACGTATCGATGAAGTGAATCCCATGGTGGATGCGCGTCTGCCTGATGGGTCCCGTATCAATGCAATCATTCCTCCGCTGGCACTGAATGGTCCTTCACTGTCCATTCGCCGCTTTGGTACTGTTCCATTGGAAATTGATGACCTGATCGAGAAAAAGTCTCTGACTCCAGAGATTGTAGATTTTCTGGCAGCTGTCGTGGATTCCAGGATCAGCATGCTGATTTCAGGGGGCACGGGTAGTGGTAAAACCACATTGCTGAATGCGTTGTCCAACTTCATTCCTCGGGAAGAACGTCTGGTTACCATCGAGGATTCAGCGGAATTGCTGCTGCAGCACAAGCATGTGGTTCGTCTGGAAACCAAAACGGAAAACACCGAAGGTGTCGGTGAAATTTCTCAGCGACAACTTGTCAAAAACAGTCTGCGTATGCGTCCGGACCGGATCATCATCGGTGAGGTTCGTGGAGCGGAAGCCCTGGATATGCTGCAGGCCATGAATACTGGTCACGAAGGCTCGATGACGACCATCCATGCCAATGACACTCGGGATGCCCTGGCTCGTCTGGAAATGATGGTTGCCATGAGTGGTTTCGACTTACCACTTCCTGTTATCCGCCAGTACATCGCCAATGGTATCGGCATCGTTCTGCATGGGGCCCGCCTTAAAGGGGGGCAACGCTGTATCACCCGTGTTTCTGAGATTATCGCATTGAATGAGCGGGGAGATTACCAGGTCGAGGATATCTTTGGTTTCGAACAAACGGGCCTGGATGATCAGGGGAACGCTATCGGTCATTTTTATTCCACAGGTTACCGACCTGCATGTCTGAAGCGAATGGAAGCATCCGGGATCAGGCTGAGCGATCAGATTTTTGAACAAAAAGCGTTCAAAGCCTGATTGTCCTGATTTCTGACACAAGAGTTTGAGTTTTACTGGTAGTGGAGAAAGTGGGAAGTGAACAGTTCATCGGTAGCATTATTGTGCTTTGTTGCAGTGACAGTAGCTGTTCTGGCTGTCTACCTTATCGTTCGGGATTTATCTGGAGTCAACAAGTCCGGTTCTGGTAGATTTGGGGGACGTCCCCGCCTGCGAAGAATTCCGAACGTTTTCGACCAGGAACCCGCCCGCAGTCTGCTGGGAAAGATCGACCAGAGTTTTGATCGACTCATTCTGGAAAATGGATCTGAGTTTACCCCCTTCTCTGCCTTCCTGATGATTGTCGCCTGTGGACTGGCCATTGGTGGTATGATCTTCGTTTATACCGATCTGCCACTGGCAGGAATTGCCGGGATGTGTGCCGGGATGGTAGCGGTCCTGATTGTTCTGCATCACCGCCGGAAAAAACGGATGCAGAGAATTCAGGAAGAACTACCCGAAATGATCGACCTGCTGGCTCGGTCAACGCACGCTGGTGCCAGTCTGGAGCAGGCGATCGCTATTGTTGGAGAAGAGACCAGAGGTCCTCTCAGCTATGAGTTCAGACGATGTGCCCGTCAACTTGACATGAACATGTCGATTCCTGCTGTCATGAAATCTCTCTCCAGTCGAATTCAACTAATTGATCTGAAAATTCTGACATCCACATTAATGCTTTATCGCAAGACGGGTGGGAATTTACCCGCTAATCTGGAAAGAATGGCTGATGTCATCCGGGATCGTATCAATTACCGCCGTCAGATGCGGGCTTCTACGGGAGCAGGACGTGCTTCGGCAGTTTTAATGACCGTTGTTGCTCCTGTCGCGTTTGTCGTTCTGCTGGTCGCTTTTCCTGAGCATGTTTCTAATCTGTATACGGATCCGATCGGTAATATTCTGCTGATGATCGCTTTTGTGCTGGAAGTGGTCGGTATTTTCTGGGTCTCCGCCCTGTTGAGAACGGACTATTAAACTACGACTTCAATCTGCTGAAAAGCTGATCCAAATATTAAAGAGCCTCACATGTTTTTAGATCTCATCACAATCGCCACATTTTTGCTGGTCTGCTTTGTATTCTTCCTGGTAGGGGATGCGATTGCAGCCGGAAATCGTGCTGGTAGAAAAAAAGAATTAAATCGTGGAGAAGGTTCTGGAGGTTCGACGTATTCAGCCTCGCATGTTGGTGCGTTTAAACGTGCCATGGCAGGGGTAATTCCTCAGTCGGATCAGGAAATCAAAAAGATTGAACTCGACCTGAAACGGGCCGGCTATTACAGGTCGACCGCCTTGGTTGAATATCTGGCGACCCGAAATATTTTGATCGTAATGGTATTGATCGGCACTGGTATTGGATGTGTACTTGCAGATCCAGGTACCAATTACCCCGAGATTATTCTGGTAGCAGGCTTACTGGTAGCAGGCAGTGGATATGGTTTGCCTCGAATGGTATTGCACAACCAGGCCAGCCGTAGAGTAAACCGGATTCAAAAAGGTCTTCCGGATGCACTTGACCTGGTCATGATGTGTCTGACCGGTGGTGTGCCCTTGCGTACTGCATTGAAACGGGTTACCGAGGAAGTTCGATTTTCACACCCTGATATCGCTGTTGAGTTTGACATCATCCGGCGACACGCTGATGCCAATTCCATGGCCGATGCTTTGAAGCAGTTCGCCCGACGAATCGATGCACCTGATGTCAACACGCTCTCTCTGATGATTTCTCAGACAGAAAGACTGGGGACCAATGTATCTACTGCATTGATCGATTTTGCTGACGGGATTCGCCGAAAGTATCGTCAACGGGCGGAAGAACATTCCAGCAAGACAAGTATCAAGCTGTTGTTTCCGGTTATCTTCTGCATGGCACCACCGATTTATATCCTGTTCTTTGCTCCTGCCGTGCTTGAATTGCGAAACTTTCTGATTCGCGAGCATCGTCCTGGCGGGATTCTGGAACCCTCTACCTACGGTGAGACGATCAGCGCCACTTCAGAGAGCGTTCTGGAGCAGAACTCAACTGGCGGTAATCAGTAGGGGCGTCTGATTAAGCGACTTGGACTCGCATCAGATTCACTGAAAACTCT
The genomic region above belongs to Gimesia chilikensis and contains:
- a CDS encoding HAD family hydrolase; its protein translation is MIRTFLFDMGNVLAFFSHDRMCEQMGALCGRTREEIQALLIDSGKQWEFERGLLSAEEFHQWFEEAAGQSVSYPDLVRAASDIFELNASIVPVLDTLKDRGHRLVLLSNTCISHFEFIWNEYEVLQRFDDFATSYTAGAIKPERPIFDLALSKIQCAPEEAFYTDDIADYVNVARGLGIQAEVFTDTPTLIQHLVARDIQL
- a CDS encoding Flp family type IVb pilin — its product is MKMFQQFWNDEAGFVVSTELVLIATVLVLGMIVGLTTLRDQVIAELADVAAAMSNSNQSYSYSGITGHSSSTSGSLFNDNLDFCDQNDDTSGTFVHCITVIAATTGE
- the cpaB gene encoding Flp pilus assembly protein CpaB; amino-acid sequence: MTAAIFAILLGLGAAYTVRQFLHKQPGPVVLAEDPPAKPRQVFIPIASRDLVPGQTLSLDDISILKMLPDQVDKRFKPNGLQRIMATEFIQGRVLKSEIKAGEPFHTVDLYATGMGPGLSDTLEPGNRAVTVSIHKIGNVAGFSRPGAIVDVLFRSHETDGIPETTITLLEKVRVLAVDQTSVPGHKVGMGSKDSADYPVTLEVSPEQGKVLKVVEDHGVLSLALRNPNENTEVVSAGRSSDRLTLSNILGFIPNQRVSSMDIYRGGSLNTVHFKGNRAYKSQNWIDAIETPVASEVIPSSKATTTMKQDENKTSEISVPASGL
- a CDS encoding CpaF family protein, producing MESLRTKKLFLEPESYLPENREAELNFQKQKVLIHQELVDSLDLSMLAQISEKELSGEVRAVATEICDEHASVLEGIDRERLLDELLSEVFGLGPLDQLMADTTISDILVNHAYEIHIERNGQLEESDVIFADNQHLMRIIQRIVSRVGRRIDEVNPMVDARLPDGSRINAIIPPLALNGPSLSIRRFGTVPLEIDDLIEKKSLTPEIVDFLAAVVDSRISMLISGGTGSGKTTLLNALSNFIPREERLVTIEDSAELLLQHKHVVRLETKTENTEGVGEISQRQLVKNSLRMRPDRIIIGEVRGAEALDMLQAMNTGHEGSMTTIHANDTRDALARLEMMVAMSGFDLPLPVIRQYIANGIGIVLHGARLKGGQRCITRVSEIIALNERGDYQVEDIFGFEQTGLDDQGNAIGHFYSTGYRPACLKRMEASGIRLSDQIFEQKAFKA
- a CDS encoding type II secretion system F family protein, whose product is MNSSSVALLCFVAVTVAVLAVYLIVRDLSGVNKSGSGRFGGRPRLRRIPNVFDQEPARSLLGKIDQSFDRLILENGSEFTPFSAFLMIVACGLAIGGMIFVYTDLPLAGIAGMCAGMVAVLIVLHHRRKKRMQRIQEELPEMIDLLARSTHAGASLEQAIAIVGEETRGPLSYEFRRCARQLDMNMSIPAVMKSLSSRIQLIDLKILTSTLMLYRKTGGNLPANLERMADVIRDRINYRRQMRASTGAGRASAVLMTVVAPVAFVVLLVAFPEHVSNLYTDPIGNILLMIAFVLEVVGIFWVSALLRTDY
- a CDS encoding type II secretion system F family protein, whose amino-acid sequence is MFLDLITIATFLLVCFVFFLVGDAIAAGNRAGRKKELNRGEGSGGSTYSASHVGAFKRAMAGVIPQSDQEIKKIELDLKRAGYYRSTALVEYLATRNILIVMVLIGTGIGCVLADPGTNYPEIILVAGLLVAGSGYGLPRMVLHNQASRRVNRIQKGLPDALDLVMMCLTGGVPLRTALKRVTEEVRFSHPDIAVEFDIIRRHADANSMADALKQFARRIDAPDVNTLSLMISQTERLGTNVSTALIDFADGIRRKYRQRAEEHSSKTSIKLLFPVIFCMAPPIYILFFAPAVLELRNFLIREHRPGGILEPSTYGETISATSESVLEQNSTGGNQ